The Arcobacter roscoffensis genome segment AGGTGGTACAAAATACCATAGGAAATTTGATGCAGCTACAAGTGATAAAAATCCCCAGATTAATATAGCTAGATATTTTTTAATTTGATTTGATTTTTTTGAATAGTCAATATCTTTTTGTTTATTTTTATGCCTTCTCATACCTAAAAGTTTTGTCTCAATTAGGTCTCTATAAATAACTCTAAAGATAGTTTGAGGACAACCCCAACCACACCATAATCTACCAAACATTGAAGTTATTGCAAAAATACCAATAAATAAAAGCATTAATAAAAATGGCATTATATAAAGTTCATTTACATTAAAAGCAAAGCCCATAAAATGAAACTGCATTTTCTCGAAAGATAACAGTAATAAGTGGTTCCCATTGATTGTGATAAATGGCAGTAAAAAAACAACAATACTAATGATTGAATATGTAAGATATCTCTTTTGTGTATATTTCATCTAAAACTCCTTTTAAAAGATTTTATAACTACTTGGTGTTCACTTAGTGGTATAAAAAGCTTTTTTCTATTTTTTTGATACAATATTGAATAATTTTATAAAGGTATTTTATGATTGAACTAACAGAGCTTTATATGTTTATAATCGCTTCATTTTTATTATGTTTAGCCCCCGGTCCTGATAATATATATGTTTTAACACAAGGGATGACAAAAAGTAAAAAAGCTGCAATAGTTACTACTTTAGGTTTAGCAACAGGTCTTATTATCCATACATCAGCAGCTGCTTTTGGTATTTCTGTGATTTTTCAAACTTCAGAGCTTGCTTTTGATATTGTTAAGTTTGTTGGGGCTGCTTATTTACTTTATATAGCTTATCAAGCTTTTAAACATAGAAATGAAAAACTTGATTTGAGTGCTCAAAACTCTACAAAAGAGCTTAAAAAGCTTTACTTCAAAGGCTTTATTATGAATATTTTAAATCCAAAAGTATCTATTTTCTTTTTGGCTTTTCTTCCTCAGTTTGTAAATACACAAGCTGGAAATGTACCAATGCAGATGATTATTTTAGGAGCTGTTTTTATGGCATTAACTATTATAGTTTTTTCAAGTATTGGAATAGCTGGAAATTTACTAAGCAAGAGACTTTTAGAAAAACCTAATATTGTAAAGTATATGAATATTTTAACTTCTTTTGTTTTAGTGGGACTTGGAATAAAACTTGCATTATCACAAAGGTAGAGAATGAAAATCTTAATAATAGCTTTTCTTTTAGTAAGTTCAGTTTTTTCTCTTAGTTTAAAAGAAGAGATTGAAAAGTGTACAACTTTAGAACAAAATGAAAATAGACTTGTGTGTTTTGATAAAATAGCCAAAAAAATAAAGCCAAGCCAAGAGTTTATCACCAAAGGTTATATCATGGTTACTGAGTGTAAAAACTGCCATGGTAAGAACTGGGAGATTTCAACTGATGGGGAAATGTTAGTTAAGGATATGAGTGAAGAAGAGATTTATAACTCACTAATTGCTTATAAAAATAAAGAAAAAAAATTTCTTGCTATGAACTTTCAAATGAGCAAATACACAAAAGAAGAAATCAAATTCATGTCTGAATATATAAGTTATGAAATAATGACTTCTAAGTAAAAAATACTTAGAAGTTAAAAAAAGTCTTTACAAAACCAAATAAAATAAATCCTAAAATTAAAAAGAAAATATTAGTTTTATAAACTCTTAGAATAAATAGCCCTATTAAAACTACTAAAAAATCAAAGATTGAGTAAACAGCATTTGGAAAGACTGTATTTATAAGTACTGCAAAAAGCAAGGCAACAACTCCTG includes the following:
- a CDS encoding LysE family translocator, translated to MIELTELYMFIIASFLLCLAPGPDNIYVLTQGMTKSKKAAIVTTLGLATGLIIHTSAAAFGISVIFQTSELAFDIVKFVGAAYLLYIAYQAFKHRNEKLDLSAQNSTKELKKLYFKGFIMNILNPKVSIFFLAFLPQFVNTQAGNVPMQMIILGAVFMALTIIVFSSIGIAGNLLSKRLLEKPNIVKYMNILTSFVLVGLGIKLALSQR
- a CDS encoding c-type cytochrome, with product MKILIIAFLLVSSVFSLSLKEEIEKCTTLEQNENRLVCFDKIAKKIKPSQEFITKGYIMVTECKNCHGKNWEISTDGEMLVKDMSEEEIYNSLIAYKNKEKKFLAMNFQMSKYTKEEIKFMSEYISYEIMTSK